The following are encoded in a window of Sutcliffiella horikoshii genomic DNA:
- a CDS encoding sulfite exporter TauE/SafE family protein: MEFLLFILLGFSISMLSGFFGIGGGLVLTPVLLLIGYTPIEAISTSLLYTIGTSMAGVYAHFKMKNIQWKAAVIIGASGVVATQIAYPVVSWLESNGYDTTVVPILYLALLTYFAYKMLKKDKGDNRVDYDATSNKQSFWKFIFIGFIAGFLSTTLGVGGGFIIVPLLIAYYGFSSKQAVATSLAGVILIVSAGFITYAVNNPINFKVGLFLIAGAIFGSQLGAKATSFFKSRSIQKLLGFLYIVTMLSLILEMIELSTVGLVAIGCYTIFINIFLLMRLLKKKAQPSH, encoded by the coding sequence ATGGAATTTTTATTATTTATACTATTAGGATTTTCAATCAGTATGCTTTCCGGTTTTTTTGGAATAGGAGGCGGCCTTGTACTGACTCCTGTATTGCTTCTTATTGGTTACACACCAATTGAGGCGATTTCCACTAGTCTTCTTTATACCATCGGAACATCCATGGCTGGTGTGTATGCACATTTTAAAATGAAAAATATCCAATGGAAAGCAGCTGTCATTATTGGAGCGAGTGGTGTTGTTGCCACACAAATTGCCTACCCCGTTGTAAGCTGGCTTGAGTCTAATGGATACGACACCACTGTTGTACCAATTCTATACCTTGCCTTACTCACTTATTTTGCCTATAAAATGTTGAAGAAAGATAAAGGGGATAATCGAGTTGATTATGATGCCACTTCCAACAAACAAAGCTTCTGGAAGTTCATTTTCATCGGTTTCATTGCAGGGTTCCTATCTACTACACTCGGTGTCGGTGGCGGATTTATCATTGTACCGTTATTGATTGCTTACTACGGCTTCTCATCTAAACAGGCAGTAGCAACAAGCCTTGCAGGAGTTATTTTGATTGTCAGTGCAGGATTCATTACTTATGCAGTCAATAATCCAATTAATTTCAAAGTAGGATTATTCTTAATTGCCGGAGCCATCTTTGGTTCTCAATTGGGTGCAAAAGCGACCTCTTTCTTTAAAAGCAGAAGTATTCAAAAGCTTTTGGGTTTCCTTTATATCGTTACCATGCTTAGCCTCATCTTAGAGATGATAGAACTTTCTACAGTTGGCTTGGTTGCTATAGGATGTTACACCATATTTATTAATATCTTCTTACTGATGAGGCTTTTAAAGAAGAAAGCACAGCCGTCGCATTAG